The sequence taaataattgataactatcttttttcaatttcaatgtGAATAAAATGGTTAAAATTGTATaaccaattgataatgttgaTTCAATTGGATTACGTTCATTTGAGAAATCAATAACTATTCTttgtaataatgataataataatgattcatccaatgtatcaatttcaattgtatttTGAGCtaaagaaatattaataaatgatttccAACCATCTAATGCTTTTAATTTACtattatataattgaatacttgaattaattaaacaacatTCTTCTAATTctctttcaatttcaaattcatttgaaaatctATTAAAATCATTCTTTAAAACCTctctaattttaataatatctaaTAATTGACTTGTACCACCattagtaatattattattattattattattattattattattattattattattattattattattattattattattgttattattgttattattattattgttattattattattattattattatttgaatttaaattattaatattaatatttgttgtaaaatattcaattaaatttggataCATTGAAAATATTCTTGGTCTATTAATTTCAGGTAATTGAAATTCAATTGTATTATAGAGTGATAAGATATTAATTGGTGAAATACCCATGattaaaccattattaattgtaccATTAAGACCACCAATACCACCATTCATTGAAGGTTGATTTAAGTTCATCAATGATGGAAAGATTAAACGAGTTAAGAATTGTTTCATTTCGATTGAATAAGAATTTTGAATTGAAATGGAACAAGTCTTGAAAACCCATGACATTGAAGAGATCAATGCTTCAGTTCTTCTCTCTGATGAACCATTGATTGTAATTGCATTtcttaatattaataaactaTCATGATAATAGTTTGGAAATTCCTCTTGAATATATTTGATCATTGGTTTCCAAGTGATTGGATCACTTGACATTTTCCAAATGATTTCATGATAACAATCGACCAAATGTGGATATCTCTCTACGAATTGTGAATTCATAACATTCTTTATGATCAAAGTTAAACATGATTTACTATTTGGTATGAAATCCTTTGAAAGATCTAAATTTGATGAACAACCCAATAGGAAATGAGCCAATGTATATCTTCCACTACTAATATTTGAAAGACATAACATAATCAATTGAGCTATTGTCCATTGTACGGAATTACTTGCATATCTAATGAATGAAATGGTTTGATCATAGTTTGTACCAGAGAAATCCTCGAAATTGGATTCATTGAATTCCATCATCTTTATAAACTTGGAAAGTATTAAATTTGGATCACTATCCAAGAAAACCGTTGAAATTTGATGAGTATAACATTCGAAACTATAGATTAATCTAATTGCACGTAATGAAATAGCTGGTAATTCATGGTCAATCAATTTGGCAATTGACACAATTGGTCTGCTATAATCcatatttgataaattaacaaCTAAACTCTTTGCATTTTCAATATCGTAAACTGTATTATCAGAGATTAACAATAACAAATCTAAACATTTCAAtactaataaattaaaatcatcattatcttgttgttgtaattgttggaatactaaatttaaaattactcTTGATGAATCTTGATTATAaccttgttgttgttgttgctgttgttgttgaatttgttgttgaattaatattgattgatcatttgaataatcaattatctttataatattctctaatgttgtttttttactttgttgttgttgttgttgttgctgttgatatttattttgctgttgttgttgttgttgatacaAATTACTAGATAAAGAAGAAcgatttaattcaatatatAATTGATAACATGGATGTTGTTtatcaatttgaaaattttgaattgattgattgaattgaatgattgagaattcaaatattttcatcaaagTTAAAGCAAATTTCCATTTTTCATCCAAagtattaaatgattttatatttaataaattgaataaatccATACAACTATCTAAATAGGATTTGAGTTTCAAAGATTCTTGATAATGATTACTCTTATCGAATAGGAATGATGATTGTTGAATCAATTGTAATAACAACTCTAATGATTGTTGAGTGAAAGATAATTCATTTAGCCCACCAATTGCACTAAGACCACTATTGAATAGATTggtttcatttattaatctCCAAATATCAGCTACATAAATTGGATATTGAGAATATGATGTAATCACTGATAATGCActagattttaattttgaatcaaCTTGTGATACTGCAAATTGAAATGCTAATGAAATCAATGGTccaatctttaaaaatacattTCCAACTGCCATTGAAGATTCAACCAATCTTGAAATCAATTGGAAAATACTTGAAAGTGCATCACTATCTTTctctgataataataattgtgtaATCTTTACAGGTGATGTTGTATTTGCTGTATTTGaacttgttgttgaatttggtgTATTTGGtgtattttgttgttgaggttgttgttgaggttgttgttgttgtcctACACTTTGTTGCATTGACGATTGTTGTCCTTGGTATTGCATTGTTGGTTGGAATTGTTGATATGGTGTATTTGGTATTTGTTGGTTATTATAaccttgttgttgttgttgttgctgctgatgttgttggtgttgttgtggAGTTGATGAAATTTGTTGAGTTGTAGTCGTTGATGAATTCATTTGATTCGATTGAATTGATTGACTAAATTCAATACTATTTAAAGCATGAGCATAGGATGAAAAATTTTGGAATAATTTTGCCCATGTAAATTGCGCACTACCTTGAgcaaagaaattgaaaactTCATTTGTATTACATCTAGCTAATGACCccattaatttaaatgatgaaatgATTAAATCATCATGAATTCTAAACcaaagattttgaaaataattaatttgttcACAAATTCTccaaaattcaattgaactattattatgattatcaAATATATTTGACATtactaaattaaatgaatttataaattccatatcttattttatttttttttaaaataaaaaatattaatataaaatgtctttttctttttaaatttagaaaataaaaaaataaaaaaataaaaaataaaaaaataaaaatacatactAGTTGGGTGacttgataaatttgataaaaatctacaagataaaatatttataaatgaacCAAATAGGATATTTAAAGGTGACAATTGATATTCTTGTGTTTGAACTGCTTGTAAAAGGAATTTATATGAATCATTTTCAGGGGTAATacgattattattattattactattactattactattactattactattactattactattactattattattttcttttgcaatctattaaaaaaaagaaaaaaaaaaattgttaattaataataacttaaaatattttttttaaaaaaaaaaaaaaattacatactaaaattatattaaaaattgcaTATAATGAAGATTTAATTGGATGTTGGTTatcaatttgtttaatttcattttcaattgaatcagttgaactaatttcattaaaagtATATCTTTTTTCAATTGCATTAAATACTTGACTATTTTTAACATTATCAAAAACTGCAAAAATTGTGAAATATAATGTAAacataatttcaaataatgatttctttaaaattgaatcttCCCTCTTTTCTTTCTCAATTACTTGATTTAAAACTCtgatatataatttaataatatcttctttaattgtaaactaataatatttaaattttaaattttaaaattaatatctttttttttttaaaaaaaaaaaataaattaatacttacttgaattgaaattaaaaataaacattcaACAATTTGAATACATTCTTTTACTCTAAAACAACATTCTAATGGATTTACAGTACCATTCATATCTTTAACTTTCTCTTctaatgttttaattaaaattgttacTATATTCTTATCATTAGTTTGCTCTGAAATTAATTCACCAATAAATGATTGTAATATATCATGTTTCATCTTTGAAtgattaatatcattaacaGAATCTCTACTTTGTAATGTCTACAATatatattgataaaataaaaaataaaaaaaactaattagtaaaagtaattaattaattaattaatttttttttttttttttttttttattataaaatttacatGTAATATTTCTcttaaaaattgtaaatagcATGATCTATTTtggtaaataaatttttctgataattcaattaattctttttcatctCTTGTggtactctttttttttttttttttttttaataatataaaaactaaattagtaaatttataaatattatttttttttattttttaataatattacataCATGATCAACTACTGAATATAAAATTCTGCAAGCTAAATAttcatcaatattaaatctaTCAGATATTTGAAATGCAATTGCAATGAATGGATCTGCTACAGTACCAATGAAACCATTATCTAATGGGAATGACTTTTTTTGAGTGATTTCTTTACGAATTCCAACTGAATCATTTCCTTTTTgtttaaatgaaatgaattttttagaatctgtgaaatttgatttttgtgattgtaaatattttaataatgaacctGATTCTTCAGTtcttatattataatttaatttttgaattggattatcaaatatttcttcatccatttttttattttatatttatatatgatttgatttgatttgatttgatttgatttgatttgatttgatttgatttgattttttcgTTTAAAAATCTATATGAATATGAAATAATGAAAGAAGggtgttttttatttgtgcttgttaaatttaaaatttatgtAAAACACCCTTTATCATACAAGTTTGATGATCatcaaaaatgaaaaatgaaaaaaaaaaaaaataaaaaaaaaaaatgaattttttcaaaaaataaaaaaaaaaaaaaaaaaaaaaaaaaaagccgCTCTTTTGtcgaaaaattaaataaaaaaatataaaaaaattataaaaaaaaaaaaataaacaaataaaaaaaaaaaaaaattactataTTTATCTAAACACACTTTATTGAATGAATCTCAAAAAAATGCCCACCTCAAAGTacataaattttaaaaataatatcaatgatTGTGTTTCAATGAATAATCATAtctgttttaaaaatgatatttttcaaaaaaaaaaaaaaaaaacaaaaaaaaaaaaataataataataatcatttttattttattaattattgcagtgcattaatttatttatatttttattattttttaaactaaaacaataaaataaaaaaaataaataaaaatagaaaaataattaaaatgaaaataaataaagaattaaaaccgacaaaaaaaaaaaaaaaaaaaacctaaaaatatctgaaaaatcttttttattttctccTACTGgccaataatatttttttttttttttttttaaatttcatttttttgtcatttttttttgattgtttttgtttgtctttgattttattattttatttttttttttttttttttgtcttatgtgctttttttattcatattatataaattacaTTTATGTATAATCACACACAcactaaaaattaataaataaaaacatcaaaaaaaaaaaaaaaaaaaaaaaatgaaatcaatcacttttattattgttttaatttttgttggtTGTGTTTTTAGTGTTTCtgtcaataataaaaatttgatttcaaTTGTTGGAAAACATCATAAAGACGATAGTAGTACTGGCAGTAGTACTGAATCAACCTCAACTTTTCAATCtggtaatattttattaacagATCCAACTTCTTTAAATCCAAACCAATTTTATGAATTTACAACAAGTGGTGattcaatttataattatacaacatttttatcaactgtaaatatatttataaacaaaaaaagaaaaaaaaaaaagaaaaaaaaagaaaagaaaagtgtttagaaaattaataattttattaatatattcatCCTCTGATATAACATATaaaatcacaaaaaaaaaaaaaaaaaaatatatatacatagaATGAATCAGAAAGATGTGTACCAGTTGATATGGGATTTTTAGGatcaacattattattattagatgcACATCAAGGTGTTTATCAAGCTAATGAAAATGGAGTTGTTAAAGGAGTTtggaataatttaaaaaccaACACTAAAGGTAAAGTTGGTTGTGGACTTTCAAGATTAAATGTTGACcaactaaataataaagtttaCATTGCAAGTTTAAATAGTAATTGTGATTATTCTTATCAACCAGCAGTATTTGTTTATACAACCGtaagtttattaaataaaattaaattagtaaaaataattattaattttttttttttttttttttttttttttttttaatttttttttttttaaaaaaaaaaaggatggAAACTtagattttataatttcaaattcagaATTTAATACAACAACTGGTATTGCAGGTGATAGTGATGGTAATATTTGGATTACAGATATAAATGTAATTTATGTTTATGATAATtctggtaaattattaaaacaatttaatccAATCAATGAGAATGATAGAATAGCTTATAATGGTATAACCATTTCACAAGATTCTCAAGATAGTATCTACGTTTCAGTACCATCCTATCAAGGTGATATGATCATTCAAATTAGTAAATCTGGTGAATTAAttagatcaattaaattaattggtatTTTTAATGGTCAAGTTAGTGGTTTACCTGGTTCATTAGCATTAACTAAAAATCATATTTATGTTGAAGTACCATATGCttctaaaaaagaaaatccaccatcatcatcagaatcatcatcatcagaatcATCCGAGTCATCATCAGAATCATCATCAGAATCAAGTGGATTTTCAACTGGTTCAGCATCAGGCTCAGCATCAGGTTCATCAGGTACATCAGGTACATCAGGTACTGGActttcatcaccattatcatttgGTGGACATggtagttt comes from Dictyostelium discoideum AX4 chromosome 2 chromosome, whole genome shotgun sequence and encodes:
- a CDS encoding hypothetical protein (Similar to Dictyostelium discoideum (Slime mold). prespore-specific protein), with the protein product MDEEIFDNPIQKLNYNIRTEESGSLLKYLQSQKSNFTDSKKFISFKQKGNDSVGIRKEITQKKSFPLDNGFIGTVADPFIAIAFQISDRFNIDEYLACRILYSVVDHSTTRDEKELIELSEKFIYQNRSCYLQFLREILHTLQSRDSVNDINHSKMKHDILQSFIGELISEQTNDKNIVTILIKTLEEKVKDMNGTVNPLECCFRVKECIQIVECLFLISIQFTIKEDIIKLYIRVLNQVIEKEKREDSILKKSLFEIMFTLYFTIFAVFDNVKNSQVFNAIEKRYTFNEISSTDSIENEIKQIDNQHPIKSSLYAIFNIILIAKENNNSNSNSNSNSNSNSNSNNNNNRITPENDSYKFLLQAVQTQEYQLSPLNILFGSFINILSCRFLSNLSSHPTKKDILY
- a CDS encoding hypothetical protein (Similar to Dictyostelium discoideum (Slime mold). prespore-specific protein); protein product: MEFINSFNLVMSNIFDNHNNSSIEFWRICEQINYFQNLWFRIHDDLIISSFKLMGSLARCNTNEVFNFFAQGSAQFTWAKLFQNFSSYAHALNSIEFSQSIQSNQMNSSTTTTQQISSTPQQHQQHQQQQQQQQGYNNQQIPNTPYQQFQPTMQYQGQQSSMQQSVGQQQQPQQQPQQQNTPNTPNSTTSSNTANTTSPVKITQLLLSEKDSDALSSIFQLISRLVESSMAVGNVFLKIGPLISLAFQFAVSQVDSKLKSSALSVITSYSQYPIYVADIWRLINETNLFNSGLSAIGGLNELSFTQQSLELLLQLIQQSSFLFDKSNHYQESLKLKSYLDSCMDLFNLLNIKSFNTLDEKWKFALTLMKIFEFSIIQFNQSIQNFQIDKQHPCYQLYIELNRSSLSSNLYQQQQQQQNKYQQQQQQQQQSKKTTLENIIKIIDYSNDQSILIQQQIQQQQQQQQQGYNQDSSRVILNLVFQQLQQQDNDDFNLLVLKCLDLLLLISDNTVYDIENAKSLVVNLSNMDYSRPIVSIAKLIDHELPAISLRAIRLIYSFECYTHQISTVFLDSDPNLILSKFIKMMEFNESNFEDFSGTNYDQTISFIRYASNSVQWTIAQLIMLCLSNISSGRYTLAHFLLGCSSNLDLSKDFIPNSKSCLTLIIKNVMNSQFVERYPHLVDCYHEIIWKMSSDPITWKPMIKYIQEEFPNYYHDSLLILRNAITINGSSERRTEALISSMSWVFKTCSISIQNSYSIEMKQFLTRLIFPSLMNLNQPSMNGGIGGLNGTINNGLIMGISPINILSLYNTIEFQLPEINRPRIFSMYPNLIEYFTTNININNLNSNNNNNNNNNNNNNNNNNNNNNNNNNNNNNNNNNNNNNNNNITNGGTSQLLDIIKIREVLKNDFNRFSNEFEIERELEECCLINSSIQLYNSKLKALDGWKSFINISLAQNTIEIDTLDESLLLSLLQRIVIDFSNERNPIESTLSIGYTILTILFTLKLKKDSYQLFINSSLTTNSTDSNVIEQKMKSIFEGLLQTVLKSPHQAIRGISYTCLIQYLDLSATTPTTPSLSPLSTSINNVVEMNNKSKNKNNQDKEQGYGNLNIGLIISKIEDKFIRILSSDCNSFSRGWRITAISCMQSILSIDNLCGHRSLMFLQNKGFIINMINDTCSKYLSDNWENIDPKDLHVYKSQMSLLLKISQQMDGVHLLMNNNVIGSFVKSPFLNYIPTDKIFGKFIEILLPILQLFASLCCYCNNTSKNNGNINNNNNVGGTVLIGSDRNEIYQELFDFLSNHSDLFIIILSDQSSFSHPTLSSLKVLKLTCFLFSKVSSLFFKKSTTTSSSTSTTSSHNRTQFNRFHYCLINLLVKYSVNSKQIIELVKPENIDEELLTEKIDFSYLPKSSIENQFKNIPDDINIGGVNIGLTSKNSNNNNNNNNNNNGSINGKKSKRKNQFQILIKETITSIIHDLLLYCRKVSIVQDSNFGFVCFNSNLNIYQQFQSFSSLRSTNRNNSNNNNINNNNNNNSNNNYNNNSMNSDMDNDDDNIINNNSYKFNNKNNNNNNDNNNQNKNSIFGGFGVNNSIINGNNNNNNGNNNNNNGNNGVNILPSIDLAINILVDNILQYSFYKVDLSQCFKLLQSYDQLTNYQYQEILQTGEDYPAFGPTQRNHMVENILKEKIIDIETQISIIHENIEILLLLIVSHSFYFCNSLYLLFQNSNNNFYSSAIGGTISPTLASSAYYPTTQQQQQQQQQGGSNLKITDLNASTTTSNIKKNNESAFLSSKTNQNSGGMLSSVFSYFKGQQNNTPSAQVSQIPINSTPYSTNYATPHQHQQLLQQQQQRQQQIQQQINQTPSNELSPQEIEVFLKRLKQSIFEREVNQLGGKLSDVILNQIDKKSTLIDLLLKKLQDLTK